The genomic region AGGGAGGGTGAGGGGGTCATGTCTGGAGTTGACGTAGGTGTGGGAGATGTATGAGTTGTGATAAGAATATTGTGGTCAATTGGGGACATAGTGTCAGCTAAAAAGGACGTGGAGTCATGGTTTAAATCATGAATGTTTAGGTTTTGGTATGGAAATTCGGTTTCCACAAAAACAACATCCCTTGAATCAAAAATAGACCCGGTGTCTAAGTCGTATAAACGCCAACCTTTTTTTCCAAAAGGATAACCGATAAAGATACATTTACGGCTTCGAGACGCGAACTTATCGTGAGTACGATTTAAATTTCTAGCATAAGCAAGACAGCCGAAAATGCGAATATTTTCAAAAGGTGGGGGTTTATTAAAAAGCATTTCATAAGGGGTTTTTCCATTTAGAAGGGGTGTCGGAGTACGATTTATTAAGTAAACTGCACTTAAAACACATTCACCCCAAAAGTATAAGGGTAAGCTTGCCTGAAAAAGTAAAGCACGTGCGACATTTAAAATGTGACGGTGTTTCCGTTCCACCCTACCATTTTGCTGGGGGGGTGTCGACATTAGAGGTTTGAAAAAGAATaccattttcttaaaaaaacggGATAAGAGGGCGAAATTCGGTGCCATTATCGGTCCGTAagacttttattttcttttcgaATTGGCGTTCTATCATGGTGAAAAATTTCAATAAAGTTTTGTGACGTAAAAGATAAACCCATGTAGACCGGGAAAAATCGTCGACTATAGTAAGAAAATGTTTAGACCCGCATGAAGCATTTTCGGAGTATGGACCCCAAAGATCGCATTGAATAAGATCAAAAGAAGAAATAGCATGACTTGAACTTAATTGAAAATGTTCGCGAGTTTGTTTCGCGCGTAAACAAATGTCACAAGTTTTACTATGGAACGTGTCCGAAGTGCGAGAAACTTTATTAATAAATGGCAAAAAACGTGAAATATTGGAAGAGTGATGCCCCAACCTTCGGTGCCAAATTTTGACGGAATCAATGGACCCAGCAAGACAAGCGTGGACTTTGTCATTCCTGACACTCTTAAGGTAATAGAGCCCCTCGTGTTGCTCACTCGCCCCAATCACCGTCTTCGAGGTACGGTCCTGAATTAGACAAAGATTATGCGAAAATTGAATGGTTAAAGTTGTATCTTTCAAGAGGCTAGAAACAGACAGTAAATTGCAATGTAAGTTAGCGGCGTATAAGACATCTCGTAAAATAAGACGAGAAGTCAAGTGTATATCACCGCTTTGAGTAGCAATAGTAAGATCCCCGTTGGGTAAACCAACGGATAAAGGAGTAATATTTTTAAGATTCGAAAAATGAGAGAGACATCCCGACATGTGGTGGGATGCTCCCGTGTCAACAATCCAAGTAAAAGAAGAGATATTACCATTGAGACGATCACTGTGTGATTCATTGTTGCGAGAATTCAAGAGCACGGTCAGTTCATCCAATTGTTGCGGCGTTAGAGAATTAAGGTCCAGCTTATCAAATTGAGCCAACTGTGGACGAGAGGTCGACGCTACAGTAGCGACGGGCGGTTTACCAGACGCCATATTTACCTTAGCAGATGGGATATTTGTTTTGGCTCGGTCAGAGGTAGTTTTTCCCTTTGTATCCGGGACGAAAGTGGCATTTGTTAAATCTGTAGCGTTTGGGGCGAGGAAAATACGAGGACGGGGACGGTCTCCCCAACACTCGGGGTAAAGCCCAGTGACTTGGTAGCAAAATTTTTAGCCATGACCCGGTTTTTGGCATGCGATACAAAAATATTTGGAAGGCTCAGACAGGTTACGTTTATTATCCTTTCCTCCCCCGGACTGCCGTGGTCCATGATGGACACGAGTGGCAAATGCCATTGGAGCGGGTGTGGTCTCAGTGGTATTAAGGGATAAGTTACGGACACCCTCGTCTTGGAGAAGACGATTATAGACTAAGTCCAACGAGGGAAGAGGGTTTAGACCAATAATTTGAGATCGGGTATTAACGAAGCGATCATCAAGACCAATTAAAAAATCACGTACCCTTTTCTTTTCTCGTCGAGTGGTGATAATTTGGAGCCAGTCACACTTACAGGGATTGCAAGAGCAAGAGGGAAGTGCGTCGATGTCCGAAATCGCATTCCAGATCGCTGTCATTCTGCCGTAGTAATTGACCAGTGATTCAGTCGGTCCTTGTCTACACGCCAAAAGATCAGCCTGCAACTGATAGATGCGGGCTTCGTTAACCTGAGAAAAACGATTTTTGATATCCATCCATACCTGCTTTGCCTCCGGACGAAGGGAAATTTGATTTCGGATCCCAGAATCGATTGTGTTGAAAATCCACATGGTGACCAAAGCGTTGCTTGATTGCCATGTTTCGAAAGTAGCAGCTGTAACAGTCGGTTTAACAATGGTACCATCAATGTACCCGAGTTTCCCTTTTGCTAAAAGGGCAAGAGTGAACGACCGAGACCATTCATCGTAGTTGTTCCCGTTGAAGACGATTGGGGTTATGCTTTGACCCGTGTGTTCAACGTGGACCATGGTGTAAGATTGAGATGTTGCGGTGTCGGTTAGTTCAGAATTTGTCatgagatgaaagaaaaagaaggaagaaaaaaaatGGATAATAGACAGAGGAGAATGGCAGAGATGACAGACGGAGGAGGCAGAGAGACCTAGGTCTCTGATACCATATTAAACGTGAGATTGAGAGAATAATAGTGAATGCATATGTAAAATCAATTCCAATTAACTTGACTGCTATACAAGGTTCTATGCAATTATATATACAGTGTATGGAAATAAGTATTTACGGAAGGAGATAATTGTATTGCTACAAAGGAGGAAGGCAGATTATTTGTTGCCTTACTAGTATAGCAACCCGCGCTACAGCACGGTAATTTTATAAAGGCTAATTCTAGAGATTGAgtgtattaatattattttaataaatagaatatgaatttaatttaatgtaaatgtacttttacatataaaacgtAACTATAAGAAATATTCCATATATAGGGGCATAGTGATTGAcggcaatattattattaattgtgTAGAATATTGTAGTAGAAATATTTCATATATGGGTTGACTAAAATATTTTGACTACAATATATTAGAAGGAAAATATATTAGAAGAAAATATTCTAGAAGGGAATATTCCACATGGGGGGAAAGATGAGCGGGAAACTTGAGCGGGAATAACACAGATGTGTTATTCTTTTAGTCTATAGGGGATGTGACGAGCTGAGCTAACAGCTCTTTTGAGAGAGCTAACGGCTCTTTGCTAATAGTCATCTCAAGGCGATGGTGTCTTTACGGGCATGATGTCCAACACAATCAGCATGGCGACTACGTCTCACCCGAGAAGGTGAATCCATTAACCtgcacaatttttttaaaaataagaaaaaaaaaaaaataagaaaaaaaaaatgcaaggagaAATTCCAAATGAAACAGAAGGAGTTTCCTCCTACTGCACACTCCCAcattaaaaaacaaaaaaaaaaaaaacgtgaaaaacaGAACCAAGCAAGTAATGAACCAAAATTAAATATGCCGTTGATTTCAAGATTGGTTCAATTTTCTGAATATCAAGGTGAATTCAAGTCCAGTGTATCTCAAATTGTCCACCAAATCAAGTTTATTTTCGGTCATGGTCCGTCAAAGTTCAGTCCGTGATGACAAGGAGGTTCGTTTACGGCGTCCTTTAAGAAACAAGCTGCGTACGACAAAAAAAATGgtgggttaattaaattataaatttcgCTCACCTACAAACCTGAAATTCTGATTCGTCTCTTTAGTCTTTAGCGGCTTTGGTTTTCGTCGCCGGAGTCAAAATGCGCATTGAATTCTTGCGAAGGCGAGGTTGACTCGGGAATGCTTTTCATAAAGATGCTTGTTCGTCGGGCGTGCCTATGGTCAGAGTAGAGTCTTGATGGTAAATTATCTCGGCAACGGAGGAAAGTCGGTGTTGAATTTTGAAGCTCCTCTAGCTTTTATACTTCTCAATGGACGAGTTAGTTCACAAGTTTACTAGTGTTAGGGGATTGAAAATTCTATCTTGAAAGGTATCCAAAGCTTGATAAATTACTTGCCAAGTACGgactacggagtattattttatcAATTGTGGTCAAACTTTATCTCTACTGCGAGAATTGCGAAATGCAAATTGTAGTTTATCCAACTACGTCAAAGAGTCCATGCAAAGTTGGAGTTTATCCAGTTGACCAAATACGAGAGTCCGATAAAGAAAAAGCACATGCAATTGGACAAAAGGTTGAGGCTGCTCATGGATGCAACTCGCATTCATCTAAGATGGTTTGGCGTTACAATGCCAAGTATCGGGACCGACTCACGCCTAAACACTCAAATTCGTGTACGTGACTCGACTTATGTGAAAGTCTATCGTCTGAGAAATGGGTCGGTGGATTTCAGCCCGAACAAATATGACGGTATTTTAGTCCATCTCGTCAAGATATAAAATCGGTTCAATCAGAAAATGAGTTGTGCAGTTGTGCTATATATCTAATATGAAGTATTGGACGTAAATGATAAGTTCGAAAATAATGGTGCAAAGTAAATCGGACCGTGCTTTGGCGAGCCCACCAAATGAAGTCTCACAAGCCCAGAGATTGtcgaaagaaaataaaaaaccATGGATTGTTGACATGAAGTTGTTGTTGGCATGCATAAATCATTACTACGGAGTAATATGATAAGGATAAAGACCTAGTCCATAATGCATGACAAATTAGCTCCACTATTTGTGGAGAGTATGCATGAGACTAGGGGGAGTCAACGTAAACAATGGAAAGCAGTTGCATGTTTGTAGTTGGCACCGTAAAACAGAGAGTCTTATAAAATGGAGAGTATTCACTCTCA from Silene latifolia isolate original U9 population chromosome 3, ASM4854445v1, whole genome shotgun sequence harbors:
- the LOC141649803 gene encoding uncharacterized protein LOC141649803; translated protein: MVHVEHTGQSITPIVFNGNNYDEWSRSFTLALLAKGKLGYIDGTIVKPTVTAATFETWQSSNALVTMWIFNTIDSGIRNQISLRPEAKQVWMDIKNRFSQVNEARIYQLQADLLACRQGPTESLVNYYGRMTAIWNAISDIDALPSCSCNPCKCDWLQIITTRREKKRVRDFLIGLDDRFVNTRSQIIGLNPLPSLDLVYNRLLQDEGVRNLSLNTTETTPAPMAFATRVHHGPRQSGGGKDNKRNLSEPSKYFCIACQKPGHG